CGTATGCCACTGCGGAATATGCTTCTTCGCTCGCGTCTACAAAACAATGGAGTTCTACATGTTCAGCGTCTAAGAACATGTCGGAATAACATCTAGGAATTTGCACCATGGATATGTTTTGCAAATCATTTAACCAGTCTTTCCAAAGGTTGTGTAGTTCGTCTGGTAGCTCGTCATCCCAATCAGTTGCAGTCTTCCAGATTTTTTGTAGTAACATCTTTCCGACTACAACAAAATGTGCAATAAAGCCCAAAGGGTCAAAAACTGACATGATGATCTGAAGGCATTCACGTTTCGTCGGCATTCTGGTCGCAATCAATAGATTCGGGTCAATTTTACAGAAGTTTGTAGTAAAGGTGAAGACATCTTTCTCAGTGTCCCATGTGATTCCCAACACTCGGCTGCTTTGGACTTTATTGTTGAATTCAATTTGTCTATTTGGTCTTGCAGGCAACAAATGTGACGGAATAAACTTCAGAATCGTTGATGAGGATGAGTACCAATTTCGCAACTCAAATCCACCATGGCTGTGTATCTTGATGATTGTGTTGATTAGCGATGAAGCCTCATGTATGTTTCTGGCTGTACCCAAATAATCGTCCATGTAGTGGTGGTTTTGTATGGCCTTAACTGCGTCTGGGTGTTCGTCAATAAAATGTTCAGCATTTCGATCCTTCACAAATATAGCGGTGCATGGTGAACATGTTGCACCGAATGTCATTGCAGTCATCTCATAGGTCTTCGGATCAGCTTCTCTGTCATCTCCACGCCATAAAATAAGTTGACTACAGCTATCCTCTTCGCGAACTCGTACCCGGTGGAACATCTCTCTGATGTCTGCGACGAAGCCAATGGATCCTTGACGAAATCGAAGCAGTACGCCTGGCAATGATTTTAGTAGATCTGGTCCTTGAAGTAATACGTCATTCAGGGCGGTTCCATTACATTTCGCTGCGGCATCAAAAACAATTCTAACTTTTCctggtttatttgcatttaaaacagGAAAGTGTGGCAAGTAGAAATATTGACCTCTCCGATGATCCGGAATTGGTAGTTCTCGTAGATAGCCTTTCTCGAGATAGTcgacaattatgtttttataagcGGATTTAAGAATTTCGTCCTTGTCCAGTCTTCTCTCCAGTGACAGAAGCCGTTTATAAGCCATAGTCTTACTGCCTTTAGGTAACATCACATCGTCTTGCTTCCAGAGGAGACCCGATTCCCAACGGTTTTCAGAAGTTCTCCTCGTCGTGTTTTCTAAAATCAGCAACGCTCGTTGGTCTTCTCGGGAAATCTTGCTGTCGTCATTAGCAATGGGTACGCTGTCCAGAACCCAAAATGATTTTACCAGGTCGTGAAGTTCTTCTTCTTCAGGCTTAGCAGCAAAATTGACATTAAAGATTTGGTTCATTGGGTGTCGAATTGATCCATCGTTTCCACTGATTGTCCATCCTAGCCATGTCTTACTTGCAATTGGAGAGTTCCACTTGTCATGGATCAACTGCCGAGTGGAGGTCAAAAGGGCATTATTTTCTCCAATAAGAACTGTCGGTTGTCCACTATAGCTTTCGAAGTCAATATTTTGTAGGTACGGCCATTTCTTCACCAGCGAATCTCTGTTGATTGATTGATGAACCAGTGGAAGCTTCTTGACTGTCCTGACGTCTCTGAGGTGGTATGATTTAGATCCCTTGTGAGTACCTTGGATCATTGTCGAAAAGCAAATTGAGTCAGCTTCCTCAGCTAAGTCACCATTATACCATTTAATAGAGAGTGGCGAGGAAACtccttttacttttaaaagCTCAGCTATGTCACTTCTTATGAGCGTCAAAGTTGCTCCTGGATCGAGGATAGCCAGTGTTCTGACTGAGACGTCATTGTGTTGTATGTAGATTGGCAAAATACGAAGTTTAGTTGAGATGTCTGTTGAATAGCTGTTGGCACATAGCTCGACAGGGTTTCTGATGATTGCGTCATTCGAAGGTGCTCTTCTGTCTGAATGTAACAAAGAATTGTGATATCTTTTGCAATTACTCACCTTGCACTGTGTCTTCTCGCGGCAATCAAATGTCGAATGGTTTTTCTTCAGACATGAAAAGCAAAGTCCTGCTTTGGTCACAGATTTCCATCGGTTATCAATTGTCATCTCCTGGAACTTCTTGCAGCTTGGTACATTTTTGCAATTTGAAGAGCAGATGATGCATTTCGCTTCGTCATCCTTTTTTAATGTCACAGTGTTGACTCGCCCGGTTCGTCGTCTCAGTTTTGCTCCTGTTGCCGGTAATTTATCTGCAAAAACCCGAAGCGAAGCTGCCTGAGATTTCCGATCAAGCCAGTTTGAAAAATCTCGGAGATTATATCTTTGTAAATCATAAATTGAGTCAGACCATAAGATGTGAAGCATAGGTGGAAGTTTTCTTTCTAGTTCTTCAATAAGTTGAGGATTCGCAAGATATTCAGGTCTGTCCAACAACTCAATCATGACGGTCAGGTTTTCAACGGCTGTAGCAAAATTAACAATCGATGACGGGTTATCCTCTTTGGGGGAGTCAATGTATGTTGTCTTGGCGATTAATGATTTGATGATAACATCTGGCCGCCCATACTTCCGTTCCAAAATAGACATCACTTTTTCTGCACTGTTGGGCAGAATCAACAACGAGCTCACTGTCTCAAGTGCTTTGTCTTTTAAAGCAGTACGGAGCCTGGTAACATTTTCTCCAGAagtgaattttccaattttggtcGTGCGGAAGTATTCATTCTTGAAGAGCGGCCACTCTTCTGGATTATGGCCATCGAATTTTGGCAAATCCATCTTCGATTGTCTGGCCATGAATGTTGTCATCAAATCCAGGTAAGATGGTCTGCTTTCATCTTCGTGTGATTCGGGAACTTCTTGAATATAATTTCTTGTAGGCAAATTATTTCGCATGGTTGCTTTATTAAGcttgtcagttaaatttttaattttgttttccaattcgAATATTCTGGAACCAGAGTCGAAGCTTTGTTTGTCTTCTTGGAACATTGTGGATTTACGCCAGTTGTCAATTCTTTGGAAGTCACTTTCCAAGTCAAGATGTCGTCTCTCTCGCACAGTATCCATATCGTTCATGCTGAAGCAGGTTGTTCttttcttcgtcgtcgtttCTCTTGGTGTCCTTCTTTTGTTATATACTTCCATGTCGCGGAAGTGGGGCGTATGTATAAGTGACTGTAGTTGTCTGTCCCCGTCTTCGTCTGCATATGCCTGTTTGTCGTACAAGCCAATTGCATTGGTATGATTCTGGATCAATCCTTGTGATGTTGATGGCCGTCCCTTGGCAGCTGCATTAACGTCGCCACTGGGATTTTTTGTCGAGTCTTTGGCGTCACTGAAACCAAGGCATGTAATCAACGATGACGATCTTTTTTGCACTTTAGGGGTTGGTTTTTTTGTGATTTCGTGGTCTCTTAGGCGCGATGGCAAGCAGCCTTTATTTTTACGTTGGCTTTTACGTACCGGCGACGACATTTCAgagataattattattatttttgtttaggaaaACAATAACCACATCCAAAGAGTTGGATCTATGTGGCTCGAAGGATCACGCAcgaatgttaaaattaaaattcaaaacacaaaatgtgaAGACAGAACCAAATTACTTCTGAGGTTTattggtaaataaaaaaacgaaacttagatatttttgcatacaaatttgtttttacttaattaaaagcgttgttaaattagtttatttctCTGTTAGCTAACTGAGTAACTATTAGATTAAATTTTCTATCAGCAAATAATGCTGttaattgttttcgaaaatggACTGTAACTGTCGGGACCGTCCTTGTTCGAGTTCAAAATCGGACTGTCCTCTCTCCTTCAGTTGGTCTCTTCCTTGCCGCGTCCACACAAGCCATCGTAGTGTGGGTTACTGGAATTTTCCCCAACAATGTAAGAAGAAACCATTTCTTTCTTTAGGACAACTCAAAAACGGATCAGTGATAGCTGGAACAATAAGAAACCAACTTATAGAAGCAAGTCTTTCTGGTAGAGTCCACGAAAAgtgcacattttttaattaagaaaaatattatacaaagacTTCCctttacaaacaaacaattaCACCTAGAGATGGCAGAGTAGATTACGTGAGGTAATCTACTCGGTAAACTACTTGTAGTTAATTAGATAAACTAcacgtttgatttgtttcattaactaccctacatttgttacgtgtgctaccttcacaaaaaacgttaaatttcaaaaagaattaaaaaaacgaGTGAATAAGTAACGATTAATGAGTGAAAAACACTGAACTATACATAAGAACCAAATATCTTGCGTAAATGAACTAAATCCAGTAATTCgaagttttatgaaagaaaaaagcaaattaaacgAGATTTAGTTTTTCACACTTACACAGTTATCTTTTAgatgcaatttgtcaatttggtagttgaatggacatttcaaactacgttttgacgtctacctctacgtctgctacatttaactacgttaactacatttaattacattaactacctcatttatgtagcaaatgtagtaaatcacaaaaaaacgCATTTCTGCCATCTCTGATTACACTGTTCTTATTGGAATAACGTTTTTATTACGTCCAATGGAAAAATGTATGTGAGAAGCCCAAAAGACAAGAAGTTTAACTTAAAACATAACACAGAGAAAGACAGTGAAGCACGGTGGTgggaatataataattttagggTACTTTTCAGCATCTGGTGTAGGTCCAATATTTTGGATCAAGGATGTGGTTATGTCCACATCTTTAATTCAGGTATGCTAATATTAACTGAAGAGGAGGTGCCAATCAAATGAGATTTCATGCAGGATAATGAACCGAAGTACACTTacaatacttacaaaaaaacaaaaacaatattatggAATGGCCATCACAATCCCCCGGCCTAAAACCAATTGAAGACTTATAGGGCAGCGAAGGATCGGAGACTGTtaaaccaaaaagaaataacGAGTTGTGGTCGAAAATTCAAAGGGAATGGTACTCCATACCTGTAGAGACACGTGCCGAATTGGTGAATTCGATGGGGCGAACAGTGGAGGTAGCTATTAATAATAAGTGTGCCACTACAAAATActcaacaaatttgaaatacttttaccGTTAAGTTACTTTCTCGCTAAAAAGAGCActattctaattttgtttctattattttttccaggatGAAATAGCATTATAATAGGAAGTCTACTTTGTATCATTAATtcccatttttatatttttaaaaagtttaagcaatatattattaaaaatctatataTCTATGACATGGAGGAATATTTCTTCAAACCAAAACATGTTGTGTTTGTCCAGTAATCAAACACAAAAGACAacgtttttttgcaaaaaaaaaaacagctttatAAAAAGgacgctgcataaaaggacgagagctgctcatgagctctatgagcagaagaggcgagaggaacaccgacttctcacaAGGAAAAAGAAAGAGCATGAAaatatgttgagaggtttaaaagcaggaatgaagttcgaaagttgtaTGAATAGGTGAAACGatattcacaggtacataaacctagaaccaaaggctgcaaagacgaaagtgaaaacatcatagtagaactgcagtcaatgctgaggatatggaaggaccatttCTGCAGACTCAATAACGGTAACGACAAACCggattccgctgtcaggcaggatgatccatttaacatagacgacgaaagccaacaatcccgttctcccgacttatacgatgtaaagattgccatatctaagctgaagtctaataaagccgctggaacagatggcttgaatgccgagctccttaaagctgatggagataagttggttaggggcatgcaccaacttatctgtaaaatatggtcggatgaaagcatgcccgatgaatggaaggTCAGTATTGTTTttccgatcctgaaaaaaggagaccctctaaaatACCTACACCaaatatagaggaatcagtctacttaacatcgcctataaaatcttctctgccgtaatatgcaaacgtctaaagcccatcgtcaatgtgattttagaccagaaaagtccacagttgatcaaataccccataacggcagatcctggaaaaaacccaagaacaccaaatcgacactcaccatattttcatcgatttcaaggccgcatatgacagcatcttcagGGTCGAGCTGCATAAAGCcatgtcaagttttggcatcactgccaaactcgtccgt
This window of the Eupeodes corollae chromosome 3, idEupCoro1.1, whole genome shotgun sequence genome carries:
- the LOC129950523 gene encoding uncharacterized protein LOC129950523; amino-acid sequence: MSSPVRKSQRKNKGCLPSRLRDHEITKKPTPKVQKRSSSLITCLGFSDAKDSTKNPSGDVNAAAKGRPSTSQGLIQNHTNAIGLYDKQAYADEDGDRQLQSLIHTPHFRDMEVYNKRRTPRETTTKKRTTCFSMNDMDTVRERRHLDLESDFQRIDNWRKSTMFQEDKQSFDSGSRIFELENKIKNLTDKLNKATMRNNLPTRNYIQEVPESHEDESRPSYLDLMTTFMARQSKMDLPKFDGHNPEEWPLFKNEYFRTTKIGKFTSGENVTRLRTALKDKALETVSSLLILPNSAEKVMSILERKYGRPDVIIKSLIAKTTYIDSPKEDNPSSIVNFATAVENLTVMIELLDRPEYLANPQLIEELERKLPPMLHILWSDSIYDLQRYNLRDFSNWLDRKSQAASLRVFADKLPATGAKLRRRTGRVNTVTLKKDDEAKCIICSSNCKNVPSCKKFQEMTIDNRWKSVTKAGLCFSCLKKNHSTFDCREKTQCKVSNCKRYHNSLLHSDRRAPSNDAIIRNPVELCANSYSTDISTKLRILPIYIQHNDVSVRTLAILDPGATLTLIRSDIAELLKVKGVSSPLSIKWYNGDLAEEADSICFSTMIQGTHKGSKSYHLRDVRTVKKLPLVHQSINRDSLVKKWPYLQNIDFESYSGQPTVLIGENNALLTSTRQLIHDKWNSPIASKTWLGWTISGNDGSIRHPMNQIFNVNFAAKPEEEELHDLVKSFWVLDSVPIANDDSKISREDQRALLILENTTRRTSENRWESGLLWKQDDVMLPKGSKTMAYKRLLSLERRLDKDEILKSAYKNIIVDYLEKGYLRELPIPDHRRGQYFYLPHFPVLNANKPGKVRIVFDAAAKCNGTALNDVLLQGPDLLKSLPGVLLRFRQGSIGFVADIREMFHRVRVREEDSCSQLILWRGDDREADPKTYEMTAMTFGATCSPCTAIFVKDRNAEHFIDEHPDAVKAIQNHHYMDDYLGTARNIHEASSLINTIIKIHSHGGFELRNWYSSSSTILKFIPSHLLPARPNRQIEFNNKVQSSRVLGITWDTEKDVFTFTTNFCKIDPNLLIATRMPTKRECLQIIMSVFDPLGFIAHFVVVGKMLLQKIWKTATDWDDELPDELHNLWKDWLNDLQNISMVQIPRCYSDMFLDAEHVELHCFVDASEEAYSAVAYVRNSNKNLINISFIAAKAKVRPLKPNMTIPRLELQAAVLGSRLVSHIKKEHERKFTRTVLWTDSATVWYWIQSEARRYKQFVANRLSEISELTNVKDWRWLPTKLNVADDATRSGLKEFHPDSRWFRGPEFLYGNETTWPINKLLPPSAADELEFIGIVSQKSSIPQYELPDVTRFSNWSRLIRATAWMLRYVRNCNRRRPRLQGELTVEEVLDAEILWIRQSQRKTFGKEYGRLLANQKLDRTSKLYLLSPSISNNGTIVLDGRLRNLDERESCYKFPFILHGHDTYTRLLVRYYHVRANHIGHESVLNELHQKYWIVKVRPTLKYVKKKCNKCKLLNSKPRTTLMGQLPSARVTAGMPPFCFTGIDYFGPIMVKVGRRHEKRYGVLFTCLTIRAIHLEIATNLSTDAFIMALRRFVSRRGCPREVFSDNGTNFRGADKELRVSLCKLNQDKIKTFMTTHHIKWNFIPPASPHMGGCWERLVRSVKTTLKIILKEYFPTDELLYTLMTEIEGIINSRPLVDVPTDPDEPEALTPNHFLLGRSSASAPIGVFDKNDLLLRKHWRASQHLADSFWRRWRQEYLPTLNRRTKWLQKGEGVKVGDMVFIVDSNSVRGSWPKGVVTQVFPGEDGVVRVVEVRTASGTYRRPIAKLCVFNFDQNGIEDTPDSNTAGEDVGENSSNPHYDGLCGRGKEETN